TGTTTACAACTTTAATAACATTCGATTCATTGATTGGTTCAACTTTTGAAGTATAACCATCAGGTGTATTCGTTTCTTCTACCGTATAAACAATAGGTTTTCCATCTTTAATCCCTGGTAATTTAGAAAATTCAGCAGACCAACCAGAATCTTTTGTTAATGTTTTAGTCATTCCATCTAATTTTTGACCATTGGCCAATAATTGAACAGTAATGTCTTTACGATCAGATTCGCTATCGCCAACCCATTCTTTTTGAACTGTAACAGTCTTGTCACCAGTTACCCAGAAGTTCAATTCTGTATTGTTCCAAAATGCAGGATCTGTTTGTGGTGTTTTGATTTCATCAGCAGTCAAAGTAGCGTTGTTATCAACACGGATAGTTGTCTTAGGAATTAATGTTTGGTATTCAACGATCAATTCATCGCTAGATGCTGTTTTAAAGACATCACTGACATCTGATAAATTCACAGTAAATCCATTGCCGTCCGCATCGAATTTCACATGTTTCCAGAAGTCCCAACCAGAAGCAACCACTTGTCCACCTTTTCTCAAAGTAAAGGAAGGTTTCAAGTAAGTTCCCACAAAGAATTCATTTGCAGCGTGGTTTGCAGCAGGAGCAAAAGTGATTTTTGAGTAATCGACTGCTGGAGCTTGGATTTTATCTGACACAACAGGGTTTGTGATGGCTTGTTTCTTACCATCCCCGTTGATACGGATGAACCATTTTGTTAGATAGTAGTCATCTCCAACATTCATCCAAGCATAGTTTTCAGATACATCTAATTTGAATGTCTTAGCTACATAGTCACCTGTAAGGTTGTATTTATTTAAAACTGATTCAAATACGCCAGGACCATCAGGACGTGTGATGACAACGGATTCGGAACCAACCTTAGAAGTGGCAGTTTTGTTGCCAGGATTTCCTGGTGTGCTATCCCATTCTGCTTTGTATGAGAAACCACCCTTAACGTTTTGGTTCATGGATTCGATTGCTTTTTTAAAGGTGAAAGTAATCTTTTTGTTTGTCATCGAAATGGTTGCGACTTCAGCTCCATTTGCTTGGAGTGATTGAGTTGCAATTTCAGTGATATTAACACCTTCTGGAGCGTCAATAGTAAATGTATCACCGTCTTTAACTGATTTACCAGTTAAATCCCAGTCAAATGAAAAGGTAACCTTTTGTCCATTTGTTTGGGCCTTTAAGTTGGTGACGGTTGGTGAAACAGTGGCCGCGCTTACGGGTTTGATCACAGACAAGCCCAAGGCTACCACACCGATGATAGCTACAAATGCAACTATCTTTTTATAAAGAGATTTCAATTGGCCTCATTTCCTTTCTTCTGCCTGCCCTTTCCGAAGCTTTTCTATATAGTGATATATCCCAAAATAGAAAGGCTTCTAATTTCTACTCCATGAAACCAGCTGCCTCAGTTTAGGATAGATCGATGAATTATATGCTCCTCTTTATGCATTAAAAGAAAACAAACCCACCGACAAAATCAGCTCAAACCCTCTAACTACGTTTGTTTAGATAGAAAAACAAGGGAAATGACAAGCGTCATAATGTTAAAGTGATAATAAACGTTGCAAATTTTAACAGAATAATCATCCCATTGCATATTTAAAAGATTATTATCATCATTATTATATTCTTTTAGTATGATAAGTCAAGTTAAATGCAACAAAAATAACGAAAAATGTTGATTTTGGTTTTTGTATAAGTCGACCTTTTATTTCCCGCCATTTTAGCCTTTCATGTTATAATATTCAGATAAGAAAAAGAGGAGACCAAAAGCTAGATGATCACTTCAAAATACGATTGGCAGTTAGCTTCGCCAAGTGCAGATGAGGCCTTTTTAGCCCTTGCCAAAAAAGCAGGCCTGGAAGCGTCCGTAGCAACCTTGCTGTATGAGCGTGGCATTCAGACCAAAGAGGATTTAGAAGACTTTTTAGAACCCAAGCTGGAGAAGCTACACGACCCTTATTTGCTCCATGATATGGACAAGGCAGTGGAGCGCATCCGACGGGCCATCGAAGATTATGAGCAGATCCTCATCTACGGAGACTATGACGCGGACGGGATGACCTCGGCCTCTATTATGAAGGAAACCTTGGAGCAGATGGGTGCAGAGGTGCAAGTCTACTTACCTAACCGCTTTACAGACGGCTACGGTCCCAATGAGAGTGTCTACAAATACTTTATCGAGCAGCAAGGCATTTCCCTGATTGTCACGGTGGACAATGGGGTCGCGGGCAATCAAGCCATTGCCATGGCCCAAGCGATGGGAGTCGATGTTATCGTGACCGACCACCACTCTATGCCAGAGGTTTTACCGGATGCATATGCGATCATTCATCCAGAGCATCCAGATGCGGATTATCCCTTCCATTATCTAGCAGGATGTGGTGTGGCCTTTAAGTTGGCCTGTGCCCTCTTAGAGGAAGTACCAGTCGATCTCTTAGACTTGGTAGCAATTGGGACCATTGCTGACATGGTCAGCCTGACAGATGAGAATCGGATCCTGGTCAAATACGGTCTGGGTGTTCTCCAACATACCCAGCGCATGGGCTTGCAGGAGCTCTTGGAGATCGCAGGGATTCGTCCGGAGGATGTCAATGAAGAAACGGTTGGTTTTCAGATTGCTCCTCGTCTCAATGCCCTTGGCCGCCTCGATGATCCCAATCCGGCCATTGAACTACTGACTGGCTTTGACGATGAAGAGGCGCACGAGATTGCCCTCATGATTCATCAAAAGAATGAAGAACGTAAAGAAATTGTCCAAAGCATCTATGACGAAGCTAAAACTATGGTCGATCCGAGCTTGTCCGCCCAAGTCTTGGCCAAGGAAGGCTGGAATCCAGGGGTCCTTGGTATTGTAGCTGGCCGTCTATTAGAAGAGCTTCATCAGCCAGTAGTTGTTTTAAGCATCGAAGATGGGCGTGCTAAAGGAAGCGCTCGGAGTCCTGAGTCGGTCAATATCTTTGATGCCCTCGATCCCCACCGGTCGCTCTTTGTCGCCTTTGGCGGGCATGCCGGTGCAGCAGGGATGACCTTAGATGTGGACCAACTCCCTGCCTTGTCTCAGGCCCTTACGGATTACATTGCAGAACAAGAGATTGATCTCAGCAGCAAGTCTAGCTTAGCCATCGACGAGGAACTGCATCTAACAGAGCTAACGCTTGAAACCTTGAAAAGCTTTGATCGCTTGAGTCCTTTTGGCATTGACAATAAAAAACCAGTCTTTCTGGTCCGTAATTTCAAGGTAGAAGGGGCACGCTCGATGGGAGCTGGCAATACCCACTTGAAACTCAAGATCTCTCAAGAAGATGCTACCTTTGAGGTGGTCGCCTTTGGCTTGGGAAGTTTAGAGGCAGAGTTTGCGCAAGCGCAAGACCTAGAGCTAGCCGTGCAGTTGTCGGTCAACCAATGGAATGGCCAAACAACCCTTCAGCTCATGTTGGTTGATGCGCGTGTGGACGGCGTGCAGCTCTTTAATATCCGCTCTAAAAATGTCAGCCTCCCCGCAGGTGTTCCCGTTCTGGATTTTACTAAAGAATTGCCAGATCTATCTGGGGCATCTGCTGTAGTGGTTGGAAATATCCCTGAGAATTTAGAGGAATTACGGAAAATTTTCCAAGAGCATGATTTCCAGGCTGTCTATTTCAAAAATGAGATCGCCAAAGCCTACTATCTGACAGGATACGGTAGCAGGGACCAGTATGCCAAACTCTATAAAACCATCTACCAGTACCCAGAGTTTGATGTCCGCTATAAACTCAAAGACCTAGCAGCCTATCTCAAAATCCAGCAGATCCTCCTGGTCAAAATGATTCAGATCTTCCAAGAGCTGGGCTTTGTGACCATTGAAAATGGCATCATGAAGGTCAATAAAGAAGCAGAAAA
The Streptococcus parasanguinis genome window above contains:
- the recJ gene encoding single-stranded-DNA-specific exonuclease RecJ; the protein is MITSKYDWQLASPSADEAFLALAKKAGLEASVATLLYERGIQTKEDLEDFLEPKLEKLHDPYLLHDMDKAVERIRRAIEDYEQILIYGDYDADGMTSASIMKETLEQMGAEVQVYLPNRFTDGYGPNESVYKYFIEQQGISLIVTVDNGVAGNQAIAMAQAMGVDVIVTDHHSMPEVLPDAYAIIHPEHPDADYPFHYLAGCGVAFKLACALLEEVPVDLLDLVAIGTIADMVSLTDENRILVKYGLGVLQHTQRMGLQELLEIAGIRPEDVNEETVGFQIAPRLNALGRLDDPNPAIELLTGFDDEEAHEIALMIHQKNEERKEIVQSIYDEAKTMVDPSLSAQVLAKEGWNPGVLGIVAGRLLEELHQPVVVLSIEDGRAKGSARSPESVNIFDALDPHRSLFVAFGGHAGAAGMTLDVDQLPALSQALTDYIAEQEIDLSSKSSLAIDEELHLTELTLETLKSFDRLSPFGIDNKKPVFLVRNFKVEGARSMGAGNTHLKLKISQEDATFEVVAFGLGSLEAEFAQAQDLELAVQLSVNQWNGQTTLQLMLVDARVDGVQLFNIRSKNVSLPAGVPVLDFTKELPDLSGASAVVVGNIPENLEELRKIFQEHDFQAVYFKNEIAKAYYLTGYGSRDQYAKLYKTIYQYPEFDVRYKLKDLAAYLKIQQILLVKMIQIFQELGFVTIENGIMKVNKEAEKREIAESSIYQNLRQTVKEQELMALGTVREIYDYLTGQAS